In Providencia rettgeri, the following proteins share a genomic window:
- a CDS encoding thioesterase family protein → MNDRTYTLEEASELMSHAFIYKMPFNQLLGIKLMSLNDDFVQLSIENRQQLIGNFTQNILHGGVIASILDVAGGMVCINRILQRITPLTHTEIVDKMSRMGTIDLRVDYLRPGRGQLFTASASLLRDGNKIAVTRCELHNENNQHIATATATYLVG, encoded by the coding sequence ATGAATGACCGTACTTATACTTTAGAAGAAGCCAGTGAGTTAATGAGCCATGCTTTTATTTATAAAATGCCATTTAACCAACTACTGGGTATTAAATTAATGAGTCTAAATGATGATTTTGTTCAGCTTAGCATTGAGAATCGTCAGCAATTAATTGGTAATTTCACTCAAAACATCCTACATGGCGGTGTGATCGCTTCGATTTTAGATGTTGCAGGAGGCATGGTGTGTATTAACCGTATTTTGCAGCGAATTACCCCCTTAACTCATACTGAGATCGTCGACAAAATGTCTCGTATGGGGACAATTGACCTACGAGTTGATTATTTGCGTCCTGGTCGAGGCCAACTATTTACCGCCAGTGCCAGCTTATTAAGAGACGGTAATAAAATAGCCGTTACCCGCTGTGAGCTTCATAATGAAAATAATCAACACATTGCAACAGCAACGGCTACTTATCTGGTTGGGTAA
- a CDS encoding amidohydrolase, with the protein MNNQLADVIYFNGYIYTADDKNRVVDAVAVRDGYILATGTSDELHQYVGPETESIDLEGKMMMPGIIDGHMHPFWGGIQLFGCHLNYESLTIDQILARVQDHLDKDPRTGENDWLKVTAWLRQGMIPAGVDMYREDMDKLNTKRPVVLFSNDCHTLLANSRALELFGITKDTPEPPDGKIGKYENGELNGILEDAPAMRAADSIPSIREDQAIEVAELVQKVLNQQGVTMVMDARVSEQQLEAFSQLQQRGDLTIRFQAAREITPDETPNVASVAAAVDKAVAFAKKWHQADWTPTPGIGLNNIKMFVDGVMQFPTMTASLLQPYRINQGTDDAPNWVETDNYGDLYFTAEILDELMEKIAAAGYDPHLHTVGEGAVSIVLDAIEKMRAAHPEKDIRPGLAHNELVHADDYARFARLKTIACLSFQWAAPTPELAAFEKKMLGDERFEQLEPIAKFVDAGAVVAFGSDWPIDDFDEWYDLKVAATRRGRDINGQKAPRLDNDRDLTVIEVLRSATIDSAYAQHREDVLGSLEAGKFADMIVLDRNVFEIPADDIENVKVLRTIIGGKTVHIV; encoded by the coding sequence ATGAATAATCAATTAGCTGACGTTATTTACTTTAACGGTTATATATATACCGCAGATGATAAAAATCGCGTTGTCGATGCGGTTGCTGTTCGTGATGGTTATATTCTTGCCACAGGTACCTCTGATGAACTTCATCAATATGTTGGCCCTGAGACAGAGAGTATCGATCTCGAAGGAAAAATGATGATGCCTGGCATCATTGATGGTCATATGCATCCTTTTTGGGGCGGTATTCAACTCTTTGGTTGCCATTTAAATTATGAATCGTTAACTATCGACCAAATTTTAGCGCGCGTACAAGATCACCTCGATAAAGACCCTCGTACCGGGGAAAATGATTGGCTCAAAGTCACTGCATGGCTGCGCCAAGGTATGATCCCTGCAGGTGTTGATATGTACCGTGAAGATATGGACAAGCTCAATACAAAACGCCCTGTCGTCTTGTTTTCAAATGACTGCCATACACTGCTAGCAAATAGCCGTGCCCTCGAATTATTTGGTATCACCAAAGATACGCCTGAGCCACCCGATGGTAAAATTGGTAAATACGAGAATGGCGAGTTAAACGGTATCCTTGAAGATGCGCCTGCTATGCGTGCTGCCGATAGCATTCCTTCAATTCGTGAAGACCAAGCAATTGAAGTTGCTGAATTAGTACAGAAAGTCCTTAATCAGCAAGGTGTGACCATGGTGATGGATGCGCGCGTTTCAGAACAACAACTTGAAGCCTTTTCTCAATTACAACAACGTGGCGACCTGACAATCCGTTTCCAAGCAGCACGTGAAATTACCCCTGATGAAACACCAAATGTTGCCTCAGTAGCGGCAGCAGTGGATAAAGCTGTTGCATTTGCCAAAAAATGGCACCAAGCCGATTGGACGCCAACCCCGGGTATTGGCTTAAATAATATTAAAATGTTTGTTGATGGTGTTATGCAGTTTCCAACCATGACAGCGTCATTATTGCAGCCATACCGTATCAATCAGGGCACGGATGACGCTCCGAATTGGGTTGAAACGGATAACTACGGTGATTTGTATTTCACGGCTGAGATTCTTGATGAATTAATGGAAAAAATTGCCGCAGCGGGCTATGACCCTCACTTGCATACTGTCGGTGAAGGTGCCGTTTCCATCGTTTTAGATGCGATAGAAAAAATGCGTGCTGCACACCCCGAAAAAGATATTCGCCCAGGACTCGCTCACAATGAATTAGTCCATGCCGATGACTATGCACGTTTTGCGCGTTTGAAAACCATCGCTTGCTTATCTTTCCAGTGGGCCGCTCCAACTCCAGAGCTCGCCGCTTTTGAGAAAAAAATGCTCGGTGATGAGCGTTTTGAGCAACTTGAACCCATCGCTAAATTTGTCGACGCTGGCGCGGTTGTTGCATTTGGTAGTGACTGGCCAATCGATGATTTCGACGAGTGGTACGATTTAAAAGTGGCAGCAACACGCCGTGGCCGTGATATTAATGGCCAAAAAGCACCGAGGCTGGATAATGACCGAGACTTAACGGTAATTGAAGTTTTGCGATCCGCTACGATAGACTCAGCTTATGCACAACACCGTGAAGATGTACTTGGCTCATTAGAAGCTGGAAAATTTGCCGATATGATTGTATTAGATCGCAATGTATTTGAGATCCCAGCCGATGATATTGAGAATGTAAAAGTATTACGCACAATTATTGGCGGAAAAACGGTACATATCGTTTAA
- the pldA gene encoding phospholipase A, with protein MRALPILLSAVLSFWSASLFATEDTDIQPVDDVKNTLPIRGSIISGLLQHHDNPFVLYPYESNYIIYTYTSSINKEAISSYNWGDDALKDEVKFQLSLAFPLWAGIAGDDSILAVSYTQRSWWQLSNKKESSPFRETNYEPQVFVGWLTDYQFAGWTLREFETGFNHESNGRSEPTSRSWNRVYARAMAQNGNWQVDLKPWYRIHESEGRDDNSDITKYMGYYRLKVGYALGDSVFTTTGRYNWNTGYGGAELGWSYPISKHVRFYTQLFSGYGESMIDYNYRQTRFGIGVMLNDML; from the coding sequence ATGCGCGCTTTACCGATTTTGTTAAGTGCAGTGCTCAGCTTTTGGTCTGCTTCACTGTTTGCGACCGAAGATACAGATATTCAGCCTGTTGACGATGTAAAAAATACCCTACCAATTCGTGGTAGCATCATTTCAGGGTTACTACAACACCACGATAATCCATTTGTGTTGTACCCGTATGAATCGAATTACATCATTTATACCTATACATCCTCGATAAATAAAGAAGCCATTTCTAGCTACAATTGGGGTGATGATGCGTTAAAGGATGAAGTTAAATTTCAACTAAGTTTAGCTTTTCCTTTATGGGCAGGTATTGCGGGTGATGACTCAATTTTAGCTGTTTCTTATACTCAGCGTTCTTGGTGGCAGCTAAGTAATAAAAAAGAGTCTTCACCATTTAGAGAAACCAACTATGAGCCTCAAGTGTTTGTTGGCTGGTTAACCGACTACCAATTTGCCGGTTGGACGTTACGTGAGTTTGAAACGGGCTTTAACCATGAGTCAAATGGGCGTTCAGAACCAACTTCTCGCAGCTGGAACCGAGTATATGCGAGAGCGATGGCGCAAAATGGTAACTGGCAAGTTGACCTTAAACCGTGGTACCGCATTCATGAAAGTGAAGGGCGTGATGATAATTCCGATATTACCAAATATATGGGTTACTATCGTTTAAAAGTAGGGTATGCATTGGGAGACAGCGTATTTACTACAACTGGGCGTTATAACTGGAATACGGGTTATGGTGGTGCAGAACTGGGGTGGAGCTATCCAATTAGTAAACATGTGCGTTTTTATACCCAGTTGTTTAGCGGATATGGTGAGTCGATGATAGACTACAATTATCGCCAAACACGTTTTGGTATCGGTGTTATGCTAAACGATATGTTGTAA
- a CDS encoding APC family permease produces MQQNTVQMKRVLTVPALVFFGLAYMVPLGIFTTYGQVTVLSEGHLPIAYLITLAAVFFTAMSYCRMTSALPLSGSAYSYVQKTFGGTLGFLVGWAQLLDYLFLPIINYIAIGIFVHEAFPNIPMYVIICSTITIVSIMNILGIKLVSSMNMLIILMQFVFIAVFLYLSFKTSFILDTDALLAPITVMSEQVSGLFAGAAVLCLAFLGFDAISTMAEETKDARSALPKAILYTVFIAGTLFVVISYGAHLVYPMWQDFIPNTDIASLAVMKQVGGAMMASSFITAYVIGVFASAMTSQASIVRIFYAMGREGVLPRSLFAYLHPRLNTPIYSIIFVALASLLSLVLSLSMVASMISFGALIAFTFVNLSVIKHFYIDRKAPLDNTKIITCLIMPSVGVILTLWLWTSLDSEAFKVGLWWLAAGAIYLALLTHGFTRRPPAISDDETEMIIN; encoded by the coding sequence ATGCAACAGAATACCGTTCAAATGAAACGCGTACTGACCGTGCCTGCGTTAGTTTTTTTCGGGCTGGCTTATATGGTGCCACTCGGAATTTTCACCACCTATGGACAAGTGACTGTATTAAGTGAAGGCCATCTGCCTATCGCTTATTTAATTACATTAGCTGCCGTCTTTTTCACTGCCATGAGCTATTGCCGCATGACAAGCGCACTTCCGCTTTCAGGATCTGCTTATTCATACGTGCAAAAAACCTTTGGCGGCACACTCGGTTTTTTAGTGGGTTGGGCACAACTGCTCGATTACCTCTTTTTACCTATTATTAATTACATTGCGATTGGGATCTTTGTTCACGAAGCATTCCCCAATATCCCGATGTATGTGATTATTTGCAGCACAATTACAATTGTTAGCATTATGAATATTTTGGGAATTAAATTAGTTTCCTCAATGAATATGCTAATCATTTTAATGCAATTTGTTTTTATCGCCGTATTCCTATATTTGAGTTTTAAAACTTCATTTATATTGGATACTGATGCTTTATTAGCACCGATTACGGTCATGTCAGAACAAGTATCAGGGTTATTTGCAGGTGCTGCGGTACTCTGCTTAGCCTTCCTTGGATTTGATGCGATCTCCACCATGGCAGAAGAAACCAAAGATGCACGGAGTGCGTTACCCAAAGCGATTTTATACACCGTATTTATCGCGGGTACCCTGTTTGTCGTCATCTCCTATGGCGCGCATCTGGTTTACCCGATGTGGCAGGATTTTATTCCTAATACCGATATTGCGAGCCTTGCGGTAATGAAACAAGTGGGTGGCGCGATGATGGCATCTAGCTTTATCACCGCTTATGTTATTGGTGTATTTGCCTCCGCAATGACTTCACAAGCCAGTATTGTGCGTATTTTCTATGCGATGGGCCGAGAAGGTGTGTTGCCACGTTCGCTGTTTGCCTATCTGCATCCAAGACTCAACACACCGATTTACTCGATTATTTTTGTTGCACTAGCGTCATTACTTTCATTGGTACTTTCGCTCAGCATGGTCGCCTCAATGATCAGCTTCGGTGCCTTAATCGCGTTTACTTTTGTGAATTTATCGGTCATTAAGCATTTTTATATTGACCGTAAAGCACCGTTGGATAATACAAAAATTATCACTTGCCTGATTATGCCTTCTGTTGGTGTTATCCTAACATTATGGTTATGGACAAGCCTTGATAGCGAAGCCTTTAAAGTAGGTTTATGGTGGTTAGCTGCTGGGGCTATTTACCTAGCACTATTGACCCATGGTTTTACTCGTCGTCCACCTGCAATCTCTGACGATGAAACTGAAATGATTATAAACTAA
- the recQ gene encoding ATP-dependent DNA helicase RecQ, with the protein MSTACVINPLSLAENVLNSTFGYQSFRPGQDAVIGAILDNRDCLVLMPTGGGKSLCYQVPALVKEGVTLVVSPLISLMKDQVDQLRLHGVNAACLNSSQTSQEQRQIIERCSQGEIKLLYVAPERLLTDYFLSQLAGWNITLLAVDEAHCISQWGHDFRPEYRALGQLRQSLPNVPVMALTATADETTRADIIRLLELHEPLVHVSSFDRPNIRYTLVEKYKPLDQLWFFIKGQKGKAGIVYCNSRSKVEETTERLQKRGLSVAAYHAGLDAAQREWVQDAFLKDNLQVVVATVAFGMGINKSNVRFVAHFDIPRNIEAYYQETGRAGRDGVEAEAILFYDPADMAWLRRCLEEKPAGMQQDIERHKLNAIAAFAEAQTCRRLVLLNYFGENRQQPCGNCDICLDPPKQYDGLVDAQKALSCIYRVGQRFGIGYIVEVLRGANNQRIRDLGHDKLPVYGIGKEQSNEHWVSVIRQLIHLGMITQNITHFSALQLTEAARPILRGEATLKLAVPRVLVVKSRNQQNKIYHGNYDKKLFAKLRKLRKSIADEENIPPFVVFNDATLIEMAEHTPTSPAELLLINGVGERKLERFGVAFMALIQDHLEGYE; encoded by the coding sequence GTGTCCACTGCTTGCGTCATTAACCCACTTTCATTGGCTGAAAATGTGCTCAATAGTACATTTGGTTATCAGTCATTTCGCCCAGGGCAAGATGCCGTTATTGGGGCTATTCTTGATAACCGTGATTGCTTAGTGTTAATGCCAACTGGGGGCGGGAAATCCCTTTGTTATCAAGTTCCTGCTTTAGTGAAAGAGGGCGTTACACTGGTGGTTTCTCCCTTAATTTCATTAATGAAAGACCAAGTTGACCAATTGCGGTTACATGGGGTTAATGCTGCGTGTTTAAATTCATCGCAAACGTCACAAGAACAACGTCAAATTATTGAGCGGTGCAGTCAGGGGGAAATAAAACTACTGTATGTTGCCCCTGAAAGGTTGTTAACTGACTATTTTCTAAGCCAACTAGCAGGATGGAATATCACCTTGCTAGCGGTGGATGAAGCCCACTGTATTTCCCAATGGGGGCATGATTTTCGCCCTGAATACCGCGCACTAGGTCAATTACGGCAATCATTACCCAATGTACCCGTGATGGCGCTAACCGCGACTGCGGATGAAACCACACGTGCAGACATTATTCGTTTATTAGAACTCCATGAGCCACTCGTCCATGTGAGTAGCTTTGATAGGCCAAATATTCGTTATACCTTAGTCGAAAAATATAAGCCTTTAGATCAACTTTGGTTTTTTATTAAAGGCCAAAAAGGCAAAGCGGGTATTGTTTATTGTAATAGTCGCAGTAAGGTTGAAGAAACGACAGAGCGATTGCAAAAACGCGGCTTAAGTGTTGCGGCATACCATGCAGGGTTAGATGCTGCACAACGTGAATGGGTACAAGATGCATTTCTAAAAGATAACCTACAAGTTGTTGTGGCAACAGTGGCTTTTGGGATGGGAATAAACAAATCAAATGTTCGGTTTGTCGCTCATTTCGATATTCCGCGTAATATCGAAGCGTATTATCAAGAAACAGGGCGAGCAGGGCGTGATGGTGTTGAAGCCGAAGCCATTTTATTCTATGACCCAGCAGATATGGCATGGTTACGTCGTTGTCTTGAAGAAAAGCCAGCGGGTATGCAGCAAGATATTGAACGACATAAGCTGAATGCTATCGCCGCTTTTGCCGAAGCGCAAACCTGCCGTCGTTTGGTGCTACTCAATTATTTTGGTGAAAATCGCCAGCAACCTTGTGGTAACTGTGATATTTGCTTAGATCCACCAAAACAGTACGATGGATTAGTTGATGCGCAAAAAGCACTATCTTGTATTTATCGTGTTGGTCAGCGCTTTGGTATCGGCTATATTGTAGAAGTATTACGTGGTGCGAATAATCAGCGTATCCGCGACTTAGGTCATGACAAACTGCCTGTTTACGGTATCGGTAAAGAACAAAGTAATGAACATTGGGTCAGTGTGATCCGTCAGCTGATCCATTTAGGTATGATCACACAGAATATTACGCATTTTTCAGCGCTTCAATTAACTGAGGCTGCAAGGCCAATATTACGGGGTGAAGCGACACTGAAACTCGCAGTTCCGCGTGTTTTAGTGGTAAAAAGCCGTAATCAACAAAACAAAATTTATCATGGCAATTATGATAAAAAGCTCTTTGCGAAACTGCGTAAACTGCGTAAATCCATTGCAGATGAAGAAAATATTCCGCCATTTGTGGTGTTTAATGATGCAACATTGATTGAAATGGCTGAGCACACTCCGACTTCACCAGCCGAATTATTATTAATTAATGGTGTTGGCGAGCGCAAACTCGAACGTTTTGGAGTGGCATTTATGGCACTTATCCAAGACCATCTTGAAGGTTATGAATGA
- a CDS encoding RNA ligase RtcB family protein: MGNTLHTVDQQVSYIATGSTWIESKAIQQLQTTASLPGMVSVVGMPDLHPGRGYPIGAAFFSTKRFYPALVGNDIGCGMALFQTDLKKSKVNLDKLEKQLSEMPDHAPLSWLEEHVPDNMLSHDFMPSLSSIGGGNHFAEFQAVDEILNTELFSMSGLDKQQLLLLVHSGSRGLGQSILRQHVENHSHDGLIDNTQDAKNYLEAHQRALHFAQLNRQMIGLRMLQQVKSKGELVLDINHNLVEACKINGIDGWIHRKGATPSDRGLVVIPGSRGDYSYLVSPQPSEVCLNSLAHGAGRKWMRTECKGRLSHKYTPIQLSRTALGSRVICANKQLIYEEAPQSYKSIDTVIESMVNIGVIQVVARLKPVITYKTSGEC; this comes from the coding sequence ATGGGCAATACCTTACATACTGTGGATCAGCAAGTTAGCTATATCGCCACAGGATCTACATGGATTGAAAGTAAAGCAATCCAACAATTACAAACAACTGCAAGCTTACCTGGTATGGTATCTGTTGTCGGCATGCCGGATCTGCACCCAGGTCGTGGATACCCAATTGGCGCGGCATTTTTCTCTACCAAGCGCTTTTATCCTGCACTGGTTGGTAATGATATTGGTTGTGGAATGGCACTATTCCAAACTGATCTTAAAAAATCGAAAGTTAACCTCGATAAGCTCGAAAAACAACTTTCTGAAATGCCAGATCATGCGCCTTTGTCATGGCTTGAAGAGCATGTCCCAGACAACATGCTATCACATGATTTTATGCCATCATTAAGTTCTATTGGTGGTGGAAATCATTTTGCTGAATTTCAAGCCGTTGACGAAATATTAAATACAGAATTATTCAGTATGAGTGGTTTAGATAAACAGCAATTACTGTTATTAGTTCACAGTGGCTCTCGAGGTTTAGGCCAGTCCATCCTTCGTCAGCATGTAGAAAATCATAGTCATGATGGGCTTATAGACAATACTCAAGATGCAAAAAATTATCTGGAAGCACATCAGCGTGCTTTGCATTTTGCTCAGTTAAATCGCCAGATGATCGGCTTACGTATGCTTCAACAGGTTAAGTCAAAGGGTGAACTTGTTCTTGATATCAATCATAACCTAGTTGAAGCCTGCAAAATTAATGGTATTGATGGATGGATACACCGAAAAGGTGCCACCCCATCAGATCGCGGGCTTGTCGTTATCCCTGGCTCTCGAGGTGATTACAGTTATCTGGTTTCCCCACAACCAAGTGAAGTTTGTCTGAATTCTCTTGCTCACGGCGCTGGTCGGAAATGGATGCGAACTGAGTGTAAAGGGCGTTTGTCTCATAAATATACACCGATTCAATTATCAAGAACGGCGCTAGGTAGCCGTGTTATCTGTGCAAACAAACAATTGATTTACGAAGAAGCCCCACAATCTTATAAATCTATTGATACTGTAATTGAAAGCATGGTGAATATTGGCGTTATTCAAGTGGTTGCACGTCTTAAACCTGTCATCACGTACAAAACCAGTGGAGAGTGTTAA
- the rarD gene encoding EamA family transporter RarD has translation MSQQNTTKGVLCALGAYFIWGVAPIYFKSIQEVPAEEILTHRIIWSFFFMILLLTVSRHWSYVRQVLKQPKKILVLGVTATTIACNWLIYIWSVNNGYMLQASLGYFINPLVNVLFGMLFLQERFRRMQWVAVGLALTGVLIQLWQFGSVPVIGLSLAVTFATYGLLRKKLGVDAQTGMTFETLWLLPVGIIFLLFFADSPTSDMTMNDWHLNVLLIAAGIITTVPLLLFTEAANHLRLSTLGFFQYMGPSIMFLLAVFVYGEVMTPELLVTFGFIWVALILFTLDALYTQQKLRRK, from the coding sequence ATGAGCCAGCAAAATACTACCAAAGGCGTGTTATGTGCCTTAGGCGCCTATTTTATTTGGGGTGTCGCACCTATTTATTTTAAAAGTATCCAAGAAGTGCCCGCAGAAGAAATTCTGACTCATCGTATTATTTGGTCATTTTTCTTTATGATTTTATTATTAACCGTTTCACGGCATTGGAGCTATGTCCGCCAAGTACTAAAGCAACCAAAGAAAATATTAGTTCTTGGTGTGACTGCAACGACAATTGCTTGTAACTGGTTAATTTATATTTGGTCAGTTAATAATGGTTATATGCTACAAGCCAGCCTAGGCTACTTTATCAACCCATTAGTTAACGTACTGTTTGGAATGTTATTTTTACAAGAACGTTTTCGCCGCATGCAGTGGGTTGCTGTTGGTCTTGCATTAACGGGTGTCTTGATCCAGCTATGGCAATTTGGCTCAGTCCCTGTGATAGGGCTAAGCTTGGCTGTAACATTTGCCACCTACGGCTTATTACGCAAAAAATTAGGGGTCGATGCACAAACAGGAATGACATTCGAAACACTTTGGCTTCTTCCTGTCGGTATAATCTTCTTATTATTTTTTGCAGATAGTCCAACGAGTGATATGACAATGAATGATTGGCATTTGAATGTGCTTTTGATTGCTGCTGGGATAATTACTACAGTGCCACTGTTACTATTTACAGAAGCGGCTAACCATTTAAGGCTTTCAACGCTAGGCTTTTTCCAATATATGGGGCCAAGTATTATGTTCTTGCTCGCTGTCTTTGTGTACGGTGAAGTTATGACTCCTGAATTGTTAGTCACTTTTGGGTTTATCTGGGTTGCATTAATTTTATTTACATTAGATGCTTTATATACCCAGCAAAAACTAAGAAGAAAATAA
- a CDS encoding 2OG-Fe(II) oxygenase, whose amino-acid sequence MSMNKLIDSLSSQGWYVWNDFLTLSDIKTIKQCIPNTLQDARIGHGDSLQGNKAVRADQTIWLEPEMGAPITHYLDKMEQIRQELNCQLYLGLRDFETHFCRYPNGGFYKKHLDNPRGQGRRKVTTVLYMNEIWQTGDGGELVVYDKENNQLFELEPRAGRMIFFMSEEFPHEVLPTQQKRESIAGWFLTEKIL is encoded by the coding sequence ATGTCAATGAATAAACTTATTGATTCACTTTCCTCACAAGGTTGGTATGTGTGGAACGATTTTCTGACCTTGTCAGATATAAAAACGATAAAACAATGCATACCAAACACATTGCAAGATGCACGCATTGGGCATGGAGACTCATTACAAGGTAATAAAGCTGTTCGTGCTGACCAAACTATTTGGCTAGAGCCTGAAATGGGGGCGCCTATCACCCATTATCTAGATAAAATGGAACAGATAAGGCAAGAGTTAAACTGCCAGCTTTATCTAGGGCTACGTGATTTTGAAACGCATTTCTGCCGTTATCCTAATGGTGGGTTTTATAAAAAGCATCTTGATAACCCAAGAGGACAAGGGCGTCGTAAGGTGACTACTGTTTTATATATGAATGAAATATGGCAAACAGGAGATGGCGGTGAACTTGTTGTCTACGACAAAGAAAACAATCAACTGTTTGAATTAGAACCTCGGGCTGGCCGAATGATTTTTTTCATGTCTGAAGAATTTCCACATGAAGTGCTACCGACTCAACAAAAACGAGAAAGCATTGCTGGTTGGTTTTTAACAGAAAAAATACTTTAA
- the prfH gene encoding peptide chain release factor H: MILLQFSSAQGPEECCIAVEKALAHFLQEAKEYHVTYDVLESFPSKKGLKSALVCLEGVEAETLANNWCGTIQWQCQSPIRPRHKRKNWFLSVTQFSPVQPIEESEIEFEFTKAQGAGGQHVNKTSSAVRAKHVATGITVKVQSERSQHANKKLAKQLIQWKLNESQSQQLNKLDKQRHHSHYQIERGNAVITFLGNEFKRLM, translated from the coding sequence ATGATCTTATTACAATTCTCCTCAGCTCAAGGACCGGAAGAGTGCTGTATTGCTGTCGAAAAAGCCCTTGCCCACTTTCTACAAGAGGCTAAAGAATATCATGTCACTTATGATGTCTTAGAGTCTTTTCCGTCTAAAAAAGGGCTGAAATCTGCCTTAGTTTGTTTAGAGGGTGTAGAGGCTGAAACTTTAGCAAACAATTGGTGTGGTACGATCCAGTGGCAATGCCAAAGCCCTATTCGGCCACGGCATAAACGAAAAAACTGGTTCTTAAGTGTGACTCAATTTTCACCTGTTCAACCTATCGAGGAAAGTGAAATTGAATTTGAGTTTACCAAAGCACAAGGGGCGGGAGGTCAACATGTTAATAAAACCTCCTCTGCGGTTAGAGCGAAGCATGTCGCCACAGGTATCACTGTCAAAGTGCAATCTGAACGCAGCCAACACGCTAACAAAAAACTCGCGAAGCAATTAATACAATGGAAGTTGAATGAGAGCCAATCGCAGCAACTTAATAAACTGGATAAACAACGTCATCATTCCCATTATCAAATTGAAAGAGGAAATGCAGTAATTACTTTTTTAGGAAATGAATTTAAGCGATTGATGTAA